AGTTCTTCATAGGTTCTCCTGTTGTTTTTAAAGACAATTCAGCCCTTATCTATTCCCACAGCAACTTTGTTGCTGTCAAATCGAACAATCTAAACTTAAGCTTTAGATTGCTTCTTTTTTGAAGAATAAGCCGCGTTTAAGTTGTCCGAGTTGCTACCCGCATGATTAAAGCAGACTTAAAGTAGAAATTTGGGATAAAGAGCAGTTAACCTCTACTGTTTTAAACGGTTAGCTTCCTGTTTCTTCAAAATCTAGTGCGTTGTTTTAAACCTTCCAACCGGGACCAACGCTCACATTTCAAAGAGGAAGAAGCCATACTACTGAGCTAAAAAAACTTTCGCCTTAAAAGTGATTTTTAAAGCGAAAAGCACTTGTGGCTTTAGTTTTAAATTGGTAGCTCAGAAGTCATTATAGAGCTTTACTTTAAATTGAATCATGCAGGTCAAAGAATAGCTGTCAAACATTTTTTTAAATTAAAACGATTTATTAATGACAAAAGCCATCTATAAAATTAGCTTATGTTTAATAATGTGAAATCAAAAGTTTAATCTTCCTTGCTAGACAGAAGTGAGTAATTCTTATTTATCCCCCTAGCCTATTTATTTCATGTTAACAACAAAACTCCCGCCAACGTTTATTGAAACCAGCTATGACATCTAAACAGCAAAAATGAAAAAAGGGAGGAATCGTAACAAGGGTTTATCTTAAATGAAAAAACCGCAGGCTCTCGTCAATAGCGATGACGAAAAACAGAATGAAAAAGGCAATTTTTCTCACAAAGATATTTCTTAAGAATTAATAAGCGTACAATGAAATCACTCATTTAACGACTGCTATTAGTTTTATATATTCATTAAGAAAATTTTATACAATCTTAATAAGCCAATGACATGTTGATGATTTAAAAATTTCAAAAATAAGGGAACCTATGAATATGAATCTAGATACTAACGGTTTAATCCTCACTTTATATAGCTGTGGGCCAGCACAGATTGTTGGCATCCCCGCCACTTTAGTGACTGGGGTCATGGGTTTGACTGCGCCAATTTTTAAAGCATTTGGTCAACTCAAAATTCGACGTCTAGAAGCTAAAATTCATAAAGAAACAAACAACCCTCTTAACGATTGGCAAAAAACAGAAGAACTAGATCAGAAGTTAATTCTTGTTAAAAAAACACGAAAAGAAGCTTGGGAAGTTAAGGACTACTTTAGAAATTGCGGCTTTTTTATTTTATCCATGATCCCTGTTGGAGGCGCCATTCTAGCAAGAAAAATCGGTGTTTGCCCTTCGATGTTCAAGAATGGTTGATTACATGGCGAATCTATTTCCTTAACCATTCATACCAGTAATAAGCCATGTGGATTAAAACGCATAGCCCAAGAACTTTAAAATTTGTTAAATGTTTGGTGAGATGTCCTCTCGAATAGGGTTTCAAAAGGGGAAAATTAGTCCTAAGGGAAAGCTTATTTTGAGGGAGCCAGTTTGTTATCGAACTGATCGCTAGGCAAAGGCACCCCTTTGATAACTTTTAACAAGAAACGCTCCAAAATTGTTTGAGAATCAATATCACTGTGAGCTCTCTGACTAACGAAATATTACAACGAAGTTAAATAGGCTTTTAGTATCTCCTTTGTTTCCTCATTTATGAAAATAGCACAATCTCATCAAATGGACGCTGTAATAATTTTATTCCGTCTCAGTACTCTCTCCTATTATTAAAGCAGAAGCGCATGCCGTGATCGCCGTGTCCAATTGGGAAAGGATCGGATCTATTTGAGGAGCCTCTTCGCCCAAATCTTCAGGAATTAAATTATCCGGCAATTTACTTAGCTCTTCGATAATAGATTCTGAAACGAACTCTTCACGCGCTTGCCTATAATCTCCCAGACTATCTTTCAATTCTTGTAAAAATAGCCTTGGATCAATGTTTTGATTTAATTCATCTTCTATTGTTTGAGAACTCGATTTTGTTGCAGTAAATTTTGTTATTAAATCTTGAACCCTCCTTAGAGTCTCCTCAGACAGAATTGAATATTCATTATCTAAGCTCTCCAATTGATTCTGTAAATTTATTTTTAAATGTTTAAGTCCATCTATCAATTCATCAAAGGATTTTAAACTATTCCCTGTTTGCTGATTTTTAAACTCGTAGAAGTTTTGAAGTTGCTTATTAATTTTTTTCAATTCAACACAAGAATTTTTGAAAAAAAGGTCGCATAACTTAAGGTACTCTAGTGTTGAAAAAAGTTCATTATTCACATTCTCATTTTTGAAACTTTCTAAATCCTCCAAAGACTCTAACCACTCTGTTTCCATTTTTTGGAGTTTTTCCTTTTCTTGATTTAAATCAGGAAAGTCGTTGCTATGTGTCATTTAATTCTCCTGTGAATAAAATTCTATATTTTCATCGCAACATATCTTCCAATATAGAACAAGATCATACTTTTTTGGAGAAAAACTTTTTGATGCCTCCAAACTCTTATGCGAGCGTTGAAAGGAAGCCCCCTCACCTATACCACATGAATATAAAAATTTTGTGGATATCTATCCGATCTGAAACTTTGGCGATCTTTAAAGAAAAAATACAGACTCTATTGGCCACATTCCAATTGAGGTCTAAAATTTTACTTTGCCTCAAAGCCCTTGGCAAGCGTCAAAAAATTTCCCCTAAATTAGGCTCGATCATAATTAACCTATTGTCAATAATCCAGCGTAATTGATGGCATACATTAGGTCAAAGATGCCGGCATAGCGATTGGAAGTAACAAGCCGCCTCTCAACCTTTTTCTCTTGCTATTGTGAGCCGTACGAGCACATAGGTCTCGAGAGGAATTTTCCACTAGCCAGAAGACAAATATCATTTTTTAACAGCTATAATGTTCTCATTCCCAGTTAATTCAAAGCGCTCGACAATTGCCGAAACAGTACTGCAAACTTTATCCCCCGCTATTTCCTTAATCCAAACGCAACTAAACCAACTATTAGAATACTCTTGCCTTTATTAAATTTTCAAAGTAATATATTTTCCTAACTACCGCACACCGCAATAATTTATCTATTAGCAGTCAAAGTCTGTAATATTACTAAATAGGTCTTAAACGTATGAGCAAATTAGATTATTTTTTATTGACTCAGGTTCAAAGAAAAAACATTGGAACTGCAGAAACAGTTGCTAATTTTTGCCTAAAACCAGCTCAGTATCTTTGGAATGGAAAAAAAATAGATTTCATTCAAGAAGACGACCTAAAAGCTGCTCAAGTAGATTTCATTTTTAATTCTCAGCAACGCTCGTGGAAAATGACAGCCTTCATGGTAGTATTGCTCATCCCTGGTACCCTTTTAGGAGCTACTTTAAAGGCCTATGCTCTGCTTAGATCTTATGATAGAGAAGATACTGCGTTCTTACTAGATTGCTTAAAAAAAGAGCAAGCAAACAAAATATTTGTTCCTCAAGGGCAAGCTGAATTTGGCGAAAAAATTCGTCAACTTACTGAAACAATAAGGTCAACAGGTTCCTTGAGTGCACGTCTTATGGATAAAAACAAACCTCTTTTTCTTTCTGAAATTGGAGACTTAAGACTCCTCTATGAAGAAAATCACCCAAGTGCTTTTGGCGGATGGACCAAAGAATGTAATCCAAAAGCAATTGAAGTCAATAATACAATGTTAGATAACATTCACTTACTATGGAATTTATCCTATATTAATTTGGTCGATCGTTACCGTCCCTTATCTTACCCTGTAGGAGAGGAATGGTCATTGAAAAAAATTAATCCTACTGTAACTTCATTAAACGTGGAAACATTAAAGTTTACAGAGGATATGAAAGCAAAAGATTTCTTCGCCAAAAAATACGGCATGTAATACTTGCTTCTTATAAACGGCATAGGATGTTTTTTTTTGCTTTAGTTTGGTGTTAGGGAAGTTTGCTTTATTTTTGACATTTTTAGGCATAAAATTTTTCCTCAAATGGCGACCTCATCTATTCTCTAAAACCCTCTCCTAATAAAATAATTTTTTTGCCTTTCTGATTGTCATGATGGCTTTTTATCGTCACTGGCAAAAAAATGTAAGGCAGAGTGCTTTCGTAATGGCCTTAAAAAACATCCTGACCATTCAAAGAGGAAACGAACCTGAGCACAAAGCAGGTCCAACAACTACAATAAGTTGAATAGGTTGTAGCTGTTTTTAAAACAAATTATAATGATTTACATTGTCATAACAATGTGATATAAACATTGTTTTTCAGAAGAATAATCGTTTAATTTGCATAGGTTTTTCTGAATTTAAAAACATTCAACCCATTGAACGCTATGACAAAAGAAGAAAAGGCAAAAACAACACCTATGATGGCGCAATGGTATGAATGTAAAGCAGCTGCCAAGGATGCCATTCTTTTTTTTAGACTAGGTGATTTCTATGAAGCGTTTTACGATGATGCAGCTCTTATCGCTAAAGAGCTAGACCTTACTTTGACCAAACGTCAAGACACACCGATGAGCGGCGTGCCTTATCATACCGCAGAAACATATATCGACCGCCTTGTGTCCAAGGGCTACAAAGTAGCCGTTGCAGAACAAACAGAAAATCCTACGGGCAAAGGACTTGTGAATCGAGAAGTCAAACGCTTCATCACTCCAGCTACTAACTTTAGCTCCTCCTATCTATCAGAAAAATCGAATACCTTTTTCGCCTGTGTGCATCAGTTGGGAACATTATTCGGCCTTGCTATAGCTGATCTTACCACTGGAGAATGCTATGTCATTGAATTCGACGATCTTAAAACGCTTCAAAGCGAACTCTATCGCCTATGTCCGAAAGAACTTCTTATCTCTTCAAAATTTAAAGAAAAACACCCACAATTTCTCGAAGACCTACATACTGGCTTATCTTGCTTGGTTAATTCAATTCCAGAATGGCATTTCGAGCATAAATTGTGCTATGATTTTCTAACCCAACACTTTAACGTTTTGCGTTTGGATGGATTTGGTTTAAAGGCTATGGTCACAGCCATCAATGCAGCAGGAGCATTGCTCTCATTTCTTAAAGAGACTCTTTGCCATTGCATCAGCCATTTTACATCGATTTCTACCTACTCCTCCAACCAATTTATGGAGCTTGATCGCGCAACCCTAAATAATTTGGAGATTTTGCAATCGCAAAATGAGCGCTCCAAGAAAAATACACTCGTTGCTCTTTTGGATCAAACCATCACTCCGATGGGCGGAAGGGCGCTGAGGAGGCTTCTTGTTCAACCTTTATTAGATCCGTTAAAAATTGAACAAAGACATTCAGCAATTGAACAGTTTCTTTACCATTACGAAGCTATGGAAAAAATGCGCACCCTTCTTGAAGGTGTTAGGGATTTAGAACGTTTAATAATGCGCATCAATACAGGACGCGCAAGCCCGAAAGATATCCTTAGCTTAAAATTTTCTCTCGAGCCATTACCTTATTTAAAAAACATTTTGTCGGTCTTTAATCACACGTTAATCCAACATGAAAATGGCAAGATTAAAACGCTCCCCTCCTTGGTTCAATTAATCACCGAATCCTTAAATGAAGAAGTCCCTTTAAGAGTTTCTGACGGCAACGTCTTCCGAAAAGGCTTCTGCAGTGAGTTAGACGAGCTGCGCGTAATTAGCCAAGATAGCAAACTGTGGATGAGTAATTACCAACTTCACTTAAGAGAAACATCTGGCATCAAAACATTGAAAGTAGGTTACACGAGGGTTTCGGGTTTTTATATTGAAGTTAGCAAAGGCCAAGCAGAAAAAGTTCCTGAGAATTTCGTCAGAAGGCAAACATTAACAAATGCAGAACGCTACATTACTCCGGAATTAAAAGAATATGAGGAGAAAGTCTTTCGTAGCGAAGAAAAAATCGCTCAGATTGAATCAGCTCTTTTTGATGAACTCATTAGAAAGATCTCGAGCTATTCCCAGGATATTCTCCTCTCAGCTCAAGCAATTGCTCTGCTGGACTTTTTACTGGGATTAGCCAAAGTCGCGCGCGACAAAAACTACTGTAAACCCATCGTCGATGATGGCACAAGCTTCGATATTAAAGAAGGTCGCCATGCGATTATCGAAAGCATTCATCTTGAAGAAAAGTTTATTGCCAATGATACCTTTTTAGACACTGAAAATCACAGGATGATGCTGATCACTGGACCAAACATGGCAGGAAAATCCACTTACATAAGGCAAGTGGCTCTGATTGCCATCATGGCCCAAATTGGTTCTTATGTTCCAGCAAAATATGCCCGAATCGGTATTGTAGATAAGCTCTTCACAAGAATCGGAGCCAGCGACGATCTTTCGCGAGGGCAATCGACATTCATGGTCGAAATGACAGAAACGGCAAATATTTTAAACAATGCGACCTCCCGATCCTTAGTGATTTTGGATGAAATCGGCCGTGGAACAAGCACCTATGATGGCATTTCGTTAGCCTGGTCAATAGCAGAATACCTCCTTTCAATCGAAGGGAAGAAGGCAAAAACGCTTTTCGCCACCCATTATTTTGAATTGACTAAATTAGAAGAGAAAATGTCTGGTGTGCAAAACTACTCCGTCGCTGTTCACGAAAGTGGCGATCAAGTACTTTTCTTACGAAAAATTGTTCGTGGTAAAGCCGATAGAAGTTATGGAATCCACGTAGCACGTTTAGCCGGACTTCCTAGGTGGGTGATCTCAAGAGCAAAAGAAATTCTTTTTCATCTTGAAGAAGGATCTAAGGGCAATACTACATTTGAGCCCCCTCAGCATAGAAAACTCTCTCAGCAAAAAGCTAAGTATACAGCAAATGAATTTCAGTTAACTTTTTTTAATGAATAATTTTTTTCTAAAACTATTGACAACTATTTATAAAAATTAATAGAAAGAATTTGTCCAACCATTAACCTTTAAGGAGGGAAACATGGACAAAAAACACCAACAGCCTCAAAAAGGCTCTACTAATCCAGGTCAAAAGAACCAACCACAAAAACAACAGCAACAGCCACAAACTCCAAATCAAAAAAAAGCTGGTTCAAACTGGTAGATTTTTCCTTAGGCGCAACTTTTTTAAGTTGCGCTTTTAATTTCCCAAATTGTATGGGACGCTTAGAAGGCGCCCTTGCCTCAAAATGCAGAGTAGTTCCTTGTTCACCAATTCAAAACATCCCCATTACCAAGATGCCAACATTGTTTTTCAGTTTTTTCTATCCGAGTTTTTAAAAGCGGTAGAGGAAGTTACCTCTCTCGATGAACGTTTAAGCTTATACAAGCAAAAAAACAATGATAATTATCGAGAACTTTTCGTTTCTCTTGTAGAGCTTTGCGGTTTTTTACCCAAACATGCGCGATTTTTTCCATGGGGATTAGCGGAAGGAAGCCTAAATAAACTCATTACTTTAATCCAGCAATATGTACAATTAGTTGGAGATAGTAAGGAATTAAAAGAGATCCAAAATATATTGGATAAATGTTTAAAGGAAGCACATAAAGCCCTAGATTTACTTAAAGACTCAGAGAAAGATAAAACCTCACTTTATCTCGAAGAAATGATTGCTATGCATCTTACTCAAACGCTTAAGACCTTTAAAAAGCTAAATAAATTAATCCTCCCTCTGCTCCAGCAATTTAAAAACAGTGAAAATGTTCTTTTTTTTCTCTTACGCAATCTGCAAGCTTTGAGAAAAATTTATGGTAAACGGGCTATTGTGCAACTGTTTAAAGATATTCATCCGAACGGCCCTCAATCTCTTGAACGTTTTCTCCTAAAAGAATATTCTAGGAGAGGCTTCTCCCAGCTAGCAAAAAACATTAATGAGAAAATGGCTGAGCTTACTTTGTGAAACAAGAACTTTTAGAACTAATCTCGCTAACTAAACTTTTTATCCACGAAAATTACTCCCTCTCTCACAAAAACAGCCATAAGCTACCCCTTTCTAACTCGCCAAAACCTTTACCTGTCAAAGAGTTAAAAGCCGAAACAGCACCTTTACCTCAGAGGCTACCGTCATCCCAACCCTTACCTTCTTTAGATCATACAGGAGTCTTGCCAAACACCTTACCGGTAAAAGAGCTAAAAGCAAAAGAAGAGCCTCTTCCTCCAAAGTTGCCGTCTTTAGAAAAAGAGCCCTTGCCAAAGATCGAAAAAGATTTTTCTGACATTATCAAAATTTTTACCAACGAACTTCCGCACATAAATATCCGCAAAACCCCGCTCGATGATACGGTAGCGAAAATAAAATCTAGGGAGTGGGAGTTAAAGGAAGTCAATGTCCAAGCCCTCATTCTTTTTGATCAGGAAAGTGCAAAGGAAATCCGATTTCTTCAAAACGTTGCTGATTGCCTTTCTTTAAGATTTGGGTTTACAAAAGTAATAAGTATTCAGGAGTTAAATGAAATTGATTTTACTCCTACTTTAAAGTGCATCCTGTCGAGTAAACAAATTTTCACGAACTCTGAAAAACTTCAATCTCTTGCCAAAAAGAACAATACTCCATTTTCTCTTTACGAAGCTGTTTCTCACTACTTTAAAAACCCCCAGGAAAAAGCGCAACTTTGGCAGACCCTATCTTCTTTACTAGGTTAAAGGCCAAAATCTCATGACAATAGCCTCTGTTCTTCTTGATGTTGCCATAGGAAAGCCCTTAGACTACAGCATCCCCCCTGAGCTAGTGGGAAAAGTCTGTAAGGGAAGCCTTGTGAAAGTTCCGTTACACAATCGCACCAAACACGGTGCAGTGATTGAAATTAAAGAGAAAAGTTCCTACGCTTCTATCAAGCCCATCGTAGACCTTGTTAATGATGCCGCACCTTTAACTCAAGACCTCCTAAGTTTAAGCTTTTGGCTTGCCGAACACTACTGCACTTCATGGGAAACCGTTTTAAAAACAATGGTCCCTTCAAGCATTCGAGGAAAATCTCGCCCCAAAGAACAACTTTTCATCTCTAGGGCTAAAAATTTAGAAGAATTGAGAACCCACTGCAGCTTAATGAGACAAAAAAGTCCGCAGCAAGCCGCACTTTTAGACACTATGCTTCATGTCAATAAGGGCATCTTGCTTGCGGACCTCATCGCAGGCGGAGGAAGCCGCGCTGCGTGCCAAGCTCTTATTAAAAAAGGCCTTTTAAAAGCTGAAAAAACATGCATCGACCGCTCCCCCCTTCACGAAGCGGAATTCTTTCGTACTAAAGCCAAAATTCTTAATGCAGAGCAGGCTGAGGCACTACAGAGCATCACCGGCAGCATGGCGGCAAAAAAATTTGCCGCCCATCTTTTATGGGGCATCACCGGCAGCGGAAAAACTGAAGTTTATCTACAAGCTATTGATCATGCCTTAAAAAATGATCAAGGAGCAATCTTGCTTGTTCCAGAAATCTCTTTAACTTCACAGACAATCGAGCGCTTTAAAAGCCGCTTTACGGACAATATTGCAATTCTCCATTGCCGGTTGAGCCAGGGCGAACGCTTTGATGAGTGGATGAAGATCGCAAGAGGTGAAGCGAGAATTGTCATTGGCGCTAGATCATCAGTGTTTAGTCCTGTAAAAAATCTCGGACTCATTATCGTCGATGAAGAGCATGATTTTTCCTACAAGCAATCTGACATGATGCCTTGTTATAATGCACGCGATGTAGCCGTGATGCGTGCTTCCTTTTCTCAATCGGTTGTTATCCTAGGCAGTGCGACACCAAGCCTTGAGACTTTTCATAATAGCCAAATAGGCAAGTATTGCCTTAACACCTTGCAAAGAAGAACCCTTAAAGCTGAACTACCCGAGGTAGAAATTGTCGATATGCGTCGCGAATGGGAAAAAGCAAAGGGCTTTACTCTGTTTTCCGACACCTTGCTGTCAGGAATCAAAACCAATCTGCAAAAAGGTGAGCAGACAATCCTTTTTTTGAATCGGAGAGGCTACCACACCTCTCTTTTTTGCCCCTCTTGCGGAGAGGCTGTCAAATGTGCAGAATGTGATGTAGCAATGACTTACCACTATAAGGAAGATCACCTTTCGTGCCATCTTTGCGGTTGCTTCCAATCTCCCCTGCCGCAGGTTTGCCCCAAGTGCCATGGATCAGCGCCTATGAAATTTAAGGGCGTTGGTACAGAACAGGTGGAGCGAGCTCTTCACGCCATTTTTCCTGAGGTGCGAACGACAAGATTGGATAGGGATACGACAAAGAACAAGGGCAGTCATCAAAAAATTTTTAAAGAGTTTAAAACCGGTAAGGCGGATGTTCTCATCGGCACGCAAATGGTTGCCAAAGGACTTCACTTTCCCGAAGTCACTCTTGTAGGGGTTCTTAACTGCGACAGCAGCTTATCCATTCCCGACTTTCGCTCATCGGAAACGACCTTTCAACTCATCACGCAGGTTGCAGGAAGATCAGGAAGAGGGGCTTTAACGGGAAAAGTGATCTTGCAAACGCTCATCCCTGATAATAACACGATCTCCTATGCCTCACAACAGGATTACAAAGCGTTTTATGAAGAAGAAATGGCAACTCGAAAGCTGTTTGGCTATCCTCCCTACTCTCATCTCATTAAAATCCGCCATAGCGGCCTTAAGGAAAAGCAAGCGCGCCAAGAGTTGGAAATGTTTCGCCTAAAACTTCTCGAACTCTTTCCTTCTCAGTATGAGATGACTCCAGTGATGGCTTCAGGACACGCCAAAATCAAAAACATCTACCGCTTTCAATTTCTTATCCGTGGTCCTAAAATCGGTTTAATGACGAAAATCCTAAACGATTTGAACCAAAAGAAAAAAAGTCCTAAATTTTTTATCGACGTTAGCCCCGCTTCAACTTTCTTTTAGACTCTTATAATAGAATCTACTGGGTTTAAAACTCCTTTTTTGATAAACTATCTCTAAATAATTTATAATCCAAAGTTTATAATATGCTGCCAATCGCTGGACAAAAAAACAAAAAAAGCGCTCAACCTAAACTTCCTATTCAAGAGGAATCTCATTCTAAACCCCAGTTTGAGTTTCATGGGAATAAAATTCATTTTATCAGTTTAGGCTGCCCGCGAAACCTTGTCGACAGCGAAGTCATGTTAGGCATTCTTCTGCGTGCCGGTTATGAAGTTGCAGAAGAATTGGGCGATGCAGATTATATTGTTATCAACACTTGCGGATTCTTAGAAGCTTCACGAAATGAATCTTTAGAAACAGTTGACTTAGCTCTCAAAGGAAGAAAAGACTCTGCTCGCTTAATTGTTACTGGATGCATGGTTCAAACGCATAGTGATACCTTAAAAACACAGTATCCAAGCATCGATTATCTTTTAGGTTCTGGCGATTTGGAAGGCATTTTAGAGGCCGTCCAATCTAAAGATAATAAATCATTTATTACCAATGCGAGAAGTTACTTAGAAGCGGGAGAGGTTCCTCGTCAGCTATCTACTCCCAAGCATTACGCTTACTTGAAAATAGCCGAAGGCTGTCGCAAACGCTGCGCTTACTGCATCATCCCCACAATTAAAGGTCCCCTCAAAAGCAAATCGACAGAGCAAGTATTAAAAGAATTCAATCTCCTTCTCAACCAAGGGGTTAAGGAGATCATCTTAATCGCCCAAGATTTAGGAGACTACGCAAAAGACCGTGGAGCCAAAAAAGTTGATGGTCTGATTGAACTATTAAAAGAACTGCTCGCCATTGATAAGCCATTTTGGTTAAGACTTCTCTACCTTTATCCCGATGAAATTACCGATGAATTGATAGCGTTAATGAAAAGCGATTCGCGTATCTGTCCTTATCTTGACATGCCAATCCAGCATGTCAACAATACCGTTTTGAAAGCGATGCATCGAGCCACTTCTAAAGAACAAATTGTCTCTACGATTACTAAATTAAAAAAAGAGTTGCCTGATGTTGCCATTAGAACGAGCTTAATAGTCGGCTTTCCAGGAGAAACAGAAGAACAGTTTTCTGAACTTGCTGCCTTTTTAAAGGAATATCCTCTAGATAACGTGGGCATCTTTAAGTTTTCTAGAGAACCTGGTTCCTATGCTTATGACCTTCCTGATCAAATCGATGAAGAAACAAAAGAAAAACGCTACCAGCACTTGATGAAGATTCAACAGAAAGTCCTACAAAAAGTCAATCAGCGCTACAAAGGCAAAGTCATTCCGGTTGTTGTCGAAGGGTATCACCCTGAAACTGAGCTGCTCATGCGTGGCCGACACAGAGGACAGTGTCCTGACATCGACGGCCAAGTCATCATTAATGATGGTCGCAAAGTGAAGGCTTTTGGCGAGATTTACAAGGTCAAAATCACAGATATTGCTGGTTATGATTTAGTCGGTGCTGTTATCTAATACGATTAGTTCGAGTAAAATGTATGGCAAAATTGATCCATCGGTTAAAGTAAAAATCAAAAAGGATTTTTACATGCTGCGATGGTTCAAGCAATTCACTAAAGCCAAGAGGGAAACAAAATGGTTTATTTTGAATTGGGCTGTCTATATTATTCTCCTAATCGCAACAACTTTATACTGCTATGCGCGACTCGATTATGTACGCAGCTATAAAGCCAGTGAAACCTATTCAAAAACGCCTTAACCATTTTTTTTAATTCCATGATTGTAAAGCCCGAATACCACGCACACGACGAGTTCATCACTCGAACGAAAAAATTGGAAGAGATCCGCCAGCTTGGTGTTGATCCTTACCCCCATCACTTCTCTCCCTCGATCGATGCTGAAAAGCTACATCTCAAATATAATGACCAACCAATTGGAACTAGTGAAGAGGCAGCAGACGGGAAAACGGAAGAAGTCACCTTGGCGGGCCGTCTTGTATTGTTCCGGGGAATGGGTAAAAATGCTTTTGCGCATCTTCAAGATACAACGGGACGCACGCAATTGATGTTCAACCGCGATGCAACGAAAGTCACGGGCTTTAATGGGACTGAGGAGTTAACGCCCTATAAATTTATCGAAAAGAAAATTGACTTAGGTGACATCATCGGTGTTACTGGTCATGTGTTCCGCACGCATAAAGGAGAGCTCACTGTCTTTGTCACCAAATTAACATTGCTTTCCAAAACTTTGCTGCCTCTTGCAGACAAGCACGGTGGATTAGCTGATAAAGAATTGCGTTACCGCAAACGCTGGCTGGATTTGATCTCTAATCACGATGTGCAAAAAACATTCTTGTTGCGTAGCAAAATCTTGGAATGGATTCGCTCTTATATGTATGGGGAGCAGTTTATTGAAGTGGAGACACCCGTGCTGCAGAGCATGTATGGTGGTGCTGAAGCGCGTCCTTTTTTAACAAAGTTGAATGCGCTAGATCAGGAAATGTTTCTGCGTATCTCCCTTGAAATTCCTCTGAAGAAACTAATCGTCGGTGGAATGGATAGAATTTTCGAAATTGGCAAAGTCTTTCGCAATGAAGGGATTGATCGTACCCATAATCCCGAATTTACCATGATCGAAGCCTATGCTGCCTACTTTGATTATAATGACATGATGCGCCTTGTTGAAAATCTTTTTGAGCTCATTGCCAAAAAATTAACTGGTGACACAAAAATCACCGTTTTCTCTTCAGAGAGAAATGAAGACGTTGTCTTGGATATGAAAGCGCCTTGGCCGAGATTAACGATGAAAGAGGCTATTGCCAAGTTTGCTAACCTCGATGTCGATACGTTAAGCGATCAGGAGATCAAAAAGCTATTAGAAGATAGCGGCCATATCGATCTTGATAAGCTTAAAACACTTTCAAGAGGCCTACTTATTGCAGCTCTTTTTGAAGTGAAAGCAGAGCCTCACCTCATTCAGCCCCACCATATTACTGACCATCCGATTGAAACGACGCCGCTATGCAAACTACACCGCAACCCAGCTGACAGAGAGCAAGGCATCGTGGAGCGTTTCGAAAGCTTTATTATGGGCAGTGAGATTTGCAATGCTTATTCTGAACTTAATGACCCAGAATTACAAAGAGAGCTTTTAGAACGCCAAGCTGCAAGAAGAGAT
This window of the Chlamydiales bacterium STE3 genome carries:
- a CDS encoding Ribosomal protein S12 methylthiotransferase RimO (Product derived from UniProtKB/Swiss-Prot:Q6MBU9;Gene name derived from UniProtKB/Swiss-Prot:Q6MBU9;EC number derived from UniProtKB/Swiss-Prot:Q6MBU9); this encodes MLPIAGQKNKKSAQPKLPIQEESHSKPQFEFHGNKIHFISLGCPRNLVDSEVMLGILLRAGYEVAEELGDADYIVINTCGFLEASRNESLETVDLALKGRKDSARLIVTGCMVQTHSDTLKTQYPSIDYLLGSGDLEGILEAVQSKDNKSFITNARSYLEAGEVPRQLSTPKHYAYLKIAEGCRKRCAYCIIPTIKGPLKSKSTEQVLKEFNLLLNQGVKEIILIAQDLGDYAKDRGAKKVDGLIELLKELLAIDKPFWLRLLYLYPDEITDELIALMKSDSRICPYLDMPIQHVNNTVLKAMHRATSKEQIVSTITKLKKELPDVAIRTSLIVGFPGETEEQFSELAAFLKEYPLDNVGIFKFSREPGSYAYDLPDQIDEETKEKRYQHLMKIQQKVLQKVNQRYKGKVIPVVVEGYHPETELLMRGRHRGQCPDIDGQVIINDGRKVKAFGEIYKVKITDIAGYDLVGAVI
- a CDS encoding Lysine--tRNA ligase (Product derived from UniProtKB/Swiss-Prot:B0BAN6;Gene name derived from UniProtKB/Swiss-Prot:B0BAN6;EC number derived from UniProtKB/Swiss-Prot:B0BAN6), encoding MIVKPEYHAHDEFITRTKKLEEIRQLGVDPYPHHFSPSIDAEKLHLKYNDQPIGTSEEAADGKTEEVTLAGRLVLFRGMGKNAFAHLQDTTGRTQLMFNRDATKVTGFNGTEELTPYKFIEKKIDLGDIIGVTGHVFRTHKGELTVFVTKLTLLSKTLLPLADKHGGLADKELRYRKRWLDLISNHDVQKTFLLRSKILEWIRSYMYGEQFIEVETPVLQSMYGGAEARPFLTKLNALDQEMFLRISLEIPLKKLIVGGMDRIFEIGKVFRNEGIDRTHNPEFTMIEAYAAYFDYNDMMRLVENLFELIAKKLTGDTKITVFSSERNEDVVLDMKAPWPRLTMKEAIAKFANLDVDTLSDQEIKKLLEDSGHIDLDKLKTLSRGLLIAALFEVKAEPHLIQPHHITDHPIETTPLCKLHRNPADREQGIVERFESFIMGSEICNAYSELNDPELQRELLERQAARRDAGDEEASPLDEEFIEAICQGMPPTGGVGIGIDRLMMIFTNAHSIRDVLYFPWMKPQSKES